One region of Flavobacterium sp. GSB-24 genomic DNA includes:
- a CDS encoding phosphoadenylyl-sulfate reductase yields MSAIIVQELLEKTKDFSLNETLVFLAEKFPGKVIFSTSFGQEDQVITDFIAKSNTDIAVFTLDTGRLFQETYDVFHKTLKKYKRPIEVFFPEAASVENLLKTKGPNSFYDSVENRKECCFIRKVVPLRKALAGNSVWITGLRAEQSENRQDLNLFEYDGNFEIIKFNPLLKWTLEEVEIYLQENNVPQNALHKQGFVSIGCAPCTRAIFPGEDIRAGRWWWESSHKECGLHSAKKE; encoded by the coding sequence ATGAGTGCGATTATTGTACAAGAATTATTAGAAAAAACTAAAGATTTTTCGCTAAATGAAACGTTAGTTTTTTTAGCAGAAAAATTTCCAGGAAAAGTAATTTTCTCAACATCTTTTGGTCAGGAAGATCAGGTAATTACAGATTTTATTGCAAAAAGCAATACTGATATTGCTGTTTTTACTTTAGACACCGGAAGATTGTTTCAAGAAACTTACGACGTTTTTCACAAAACTTTAAAAAAGTATAAAAGACCAATCGAAGTTTTTTTTCCAGAAGCTGCTTCAGTAGAAAATCTTCTGAAAACAAAAGGACCAAACAGCTTTTACGATTCAGTTGAAAACAGAAAAGAATGCTGTTTTATTCGAAAAGTGGTTCCGTTAAGAAAAGCTTTGGCAGGAAATTCAGTTTGGATTACAGGTTTAAGAGCTGAGCAGTCAGAAAACAGACAAGATTTAAACTTGTTTGAGTACGATGGAAACTTCGAAATCATAAAATTCAATCCGCTTTTAAAATGGACTTTAGAAGAAGTTGAAATTTATCTTCAGGAAAACAATGTACCTCAAAATGCTTTACACAAACAAGGTTTCGTAAGTATTGGATGTGCACCTTGTACAAGAGCAATTTTCCCAGGTGAAGATATCAGAGCCGGAAGATGGTGGTGGGAATCTAGCCATAAGGAGTGCGGGCTTCATAGTGCTAAGAAAGAGTAG